The Actinopolyspora erythraea genome has a segment encoding these proteins:
- a CDS encoding ectoine synthase produces the protein MIVRTVRDVEGTESDIRTENWRSKRIILAREKAGFSVHETTLYAGTVNEFWYANHVEAVFVYEGEGEITDHATGETHSLGPGSLYLLDDHDKHQVRPRTDMRTVCVFNPPVTGREVHDENGVYPLVTEEE, from the coding sequence TTGATCGTTCGTACCGTCCGGGACGTCGAGGGCACCGAATCCGACATCAGGACCGAGAACTGGCGCAGCAAGCGGATCATCCTGGCCCGGGAGAAGGCGGGGTTCTCGGTGCACGAGACCACGCTGTACGCGGGCACGGTCAACGAGTTCTGGTACGCCAACCACGTCGAGGCCGTGTTCGTGTACGAGGGCGAGGGCGAGATCACCGACCACGCCACCGGCGAGACGCACTCCCTCGGGCCGGGGTCGCTGTACCTGCTCGACGACCACGATAAGCACCAGGTGCGCCCCAGGACCGACATGCGCACGGTGTGCGTGTTCAACCCGCCGGTGACCGGCAGGGAGGTGCACGACGAGAACGGGGTGTACCCACTGGTGACCGAGGAGGAGTGA
- a CDS encoding S1 family peptidase, producing the protein MSLARLVSRVAAAALIAVGLAAPAQAAVSAPAAAPEPMIIDGGYADDAPWAARMFADGRQACSASVIAPKWVLTAQHCVEGANQVSFRVGSLDQTQGREVFAVPGGVHVHPSADLALVNVGSAVDVEYAPIGAPGAAEVGETVQTYGWGATCTDRPEIECQSRLLKVADVSVTSTWCSDYRGGTAICAYRGDGIPAGGDSGGPMFATASDGDYVQVGVASTSDRSSRTAYTNVTRYSDWISSLAGV; encoded by the coding sequence TTGTCATTAGCACGACTCGTTTCCAGAGTGGCCGCGGCCGCGCTGATCGCCGTCGGACTGGCGGCCCCGGCACAGGCCGCCGTCTCCGCTCCCGCCGCCGCTCCCGAGCCGATGATCATCGACGGCGGCTACGCCGACGACGCCCCGTGGGCGGCGCGGATGTTCGCCGACGGCAGGCAGGCGTGCAGCGCCTCGGTGATCGCGCCGAAGTGGGTGCTCACCGCACAGCACTGCGTCGAGGGCGCGAACCAGGTCAGTTTCCGGGTGGGCAGCCTGGACCAGACCCAGGGCCGTGAGGTCTTCGCGGTGCCGGGCGGGGTGCACGTGCATCCCAGCGCCGATCTGGCTCTGGTCAACGTGGGCAGTGCCGTCGACGTCGAGTACGCCCCGATCGGCGCGCCCGGCGCCGCCGAGGTCGGCGAGACCGTCCAGACCTACGGGTGGGGCGCCACCTGCACCGACCGCCCCGAGATCGAGTGCCAGTCCCGTCTGCTCAAGGTGGCCGACGTCTCGGTGACCAGCACGTGGTGCTCCGACTACCGCGGTGGCACCGCGATCTGCGCCTACCGCGGCGACGGCATCCCGGCGGGCGGTGACTCCGGCGGGCCGATGTTCGCCACCGCCTCCGACGGGGACTACGTGCAGGTGGGTGTGGCCTCCACCAGTGACCGCTCCTCCCGCACCGCCTACACCAACGTGACCCGCTACAGCGACTGGATCAGCTCCCTCGCGGGCGTGTGA
- the ectA gene encoding diaminobutyrate acetyltransferase, translated as MEIDTPAVADGPELYRITRDSGVLDVNSPYAYLLWCRDFASTSLVARSHDGVVGFVTGYVRPDADDTLVVWQIGVDAALRGHGVAGRLLERLLDTASRDGIRYLETTITADNAASINLFAALARDRGAPLEVSALFPSELFPDSHVGEDLYRIGPFATEGAAAPDALAGSVP; from the coding sequence GTGGAGATCGACACTCCGGCCGTCGCGGACGGCCCGGAGCTGTACCGGATCACGCGTGATTCGGGAGTGCTCGACGTCAACTCCCCCTACGCCTACCTGCTGTGGTGCCGCGACTTCGCGTCCACCTCGCTGGTGGCGCGTTCGCACGACGGCGTGGTGGGCTTCGTGACCGGATACGTCCGGCCCGACGCCGACGACACGCTGGTGGTGTGGCAGATCGGCGTCGACGCCGCGCTGCGCGGCCACGGCGTGGCGGGCCGACTCCTGGAGCGGCTGCTCGACACCGCCTCGCGGGACGGCATCCGCTACCTGGAGACCACCATCACCGCCGACAACGCCGCTTCGATCAACCTCTTCGCGGCGCTGGCGCGCGATCGCGGCGCTCCGCTCGAAGTGAGCGCGTTGTTCCCGTCCGAACTGTTCCCGGACTCCCACGTCGGCGAGGACCTGTACCGCATCGGACCGTTCGCCACCGAGGGTGCCGCGGCCCCCGACGCCCTAGCCGGTTCCGTGCCGTGA
- the ectB gene encoding diaminobutyrate--2-oxoglutarate transaminase has product MKDVFATQESEVRSYSRTWPVTFDRALGSWLYDDRGNAYLDFFAGAGALNYGHNNPLLKRKLLEYIERDGIHHGLDQATVARGEFLRTIDETLLRPRGLNYKVQFPGPTGTNSVEAALKLARKITGRESIISFTNAFHGMTLGSLSVTGNSMKRGGAGIPLVHATPMPYDNYFDGQVDDFLYFESLLQDSGSGLNAPAAVIVETLQGEGGINDTRAEWLRGLSELCRRHGILLIVDDVQMGCGRTGPFFSFEHAGIEPDIVCLSKSIGGYGSPLALTLIKPEHDVWEPGEHNGTFRGNNPALVTATEALRQYWSDDELERATIAKGERVGEALLELGAEYPGLLSKGRGLARGLGFAEPEMAGKVSKAAFDRGMILETSGPSDEVVKVMPPLTVTDDELERGLRILRDSVRSVLA; this is encoded by the coding sequence GTGAAAGACGTCTTCGCAACCCAGGAGTCAGAGGTGCGCAGCTACAGCCGCACCTGGCCCGTCACCTTCGACCGGGCGCTGGGCAGTTGGCTCTACGACGACAGGGGGAACGCCTACCTGGACTTCTTCGCGGGGGCCGGGGCGCTCAACTACGGGCACAACAACCCGCTGCTCAAGCGCAAGCTGCTCGAATACATCGAGCGCGACGGGATACACCACGGGCTCGACCAGGCGACGGTCGCCAGGGGCGAGTTCCTGCGCACCATCGACGAGACGCTGCTGCGGCCCCGCGGACTCAACTACAAGGTGCAGTTCCCCGGTCCGACGGGCACCAACTCGGTCGAGGCCGCGTTGAAGCTGGCACGAAAGATCACCGGGCGCGAGTCGATCATCAGCTTCACCAACGCCTTCCACGGCATGACGCTGGGGTCGCTCTCGGTCACCGGCAACTCCATGAAGCGCGGCGGGGCCGGCATCCCGCTGGTCCACGCCACCCCGATGCCCTACGACAACTACTTCGACGGCCAGGTCGACGACTTCCTCTACTTCGAGTCCCTGCTCCAGGACAGCGGCAGCGGGCTGAACGCGCCCGCCGCCGTGATCGTGGAGACCCTGCAGGGCGAGGGAGGCATCAACGACACCCGGGCGGAGTGGCTGCGCGGGCTGTCCGAGCTGTGCCGGCGGCACGGCATCCTGCTCATCGTCGACGACGTGCAGATGGGCTGCGGCAGGACCGGCCCGTTCTTCAGCTTCGAGCACGCGGGCATCGAGCCGGACATCGTCTGCCTGTCCAAGTCCATCGGCGGCTACGGCAGCCCCCTGGCGCTGACGCTGATCAAGCCGGAGCACGACGTCTGGGAGCCCGGCGAGCACAACGGCACGTTCCGGGGCAACAACCCCGCCCTGGTCACGGCCACCGAAGCGCTGCGGCAGTACTGGAGCGACGACGAACTCGAACGCGCCACCATCGCCAAGGGCGAGCGCGTCGGCGAGGCGCTGCTGGAACTGGGCGCGGAGTACCCCGGGCTGCTGTCCAAGGGGCGCGGGCTCGCGCGCGGCCTCGGTTTCGCCGAACCCGAGATGGCGGGCAAGGTTTCCAAGGCCGCCTTCGACCGAGGCATGATCCTGGAGACCTCCGGTCCCAGCGACGAGGTGGTCAAGGTGATGCCCCCGCTGACCGTCACCGACGACGAACTGGAGCGGGGGCTCCGGATCCTCCGGGACTCCGTGCGCTCGGTGCTGGCCTGA
- a CDS encoding AfsR/SARP family transcriptional regulator — protein sequence MPPRDNGAEEPRDGYEFGLLGPLEVRHGGQPRPLGNSAMRSALACLLLEPNQVVSMDRLIDALWGEQPPRTARTIIHGYVSRLRKLFTPDTGEATPDPPRIVTRPPGYMLQVDSDRIDAHRARALVNQAGNLEPEERSRLLSRALTLWRGPVLSDISSERLHRMVAPNLDELRMVALEERIEADLELGKHHGLVVELSELVEQHPLRERLTGQLMLAYYRSGQRARAQACYHALRELLADELGIDPGPDLRSLYERLLRDDETLAAPKRSTGGTATTGDGIPAQPAELPPPVAGFVGRATESAALDRMLSEQERDSAGVLAAITGTAGIGKSALAVTWAHRVAHRFPDGQLYASLRGFDYERAPLSPGEVLTGFLKSLGIADDAIPVELNERVARYRSLLARRRVLILLDDARDAEQVRPLLPSSDGSLVLVTSRRRLDGLVVRSGARALPLETLPTTAAVELLDRAGVPGRSRSEPQAARELADLCGGLPLALRIAAARLAANPGRAVGDLVGELTDEQNRLAGLDIDDTDTSVRRAFDISYRNLHPSQAWTFRLLGLVPGHTFTAHAVAALCGTDADTARSRLRALTLAHLISEPRPDRFAMHDLLRVYARELVSAATDDSGEKSRAARRRLLEHYLAAADHARRFLRPPRDELDFSATEWEVPGITGRAEALEWFDAEWPNLVAAIDTAAGLGWHRIAWCLVRLQFNYLMVRCPWEDWVTIYTRGLESARHIGDDNGTVLMLAGLGVAHSRSGSPEVALKYYAESQRVAAALSDRGELAMTQVNMASALFRLGRYPEARRHCEDALRTYRALGDRYREAGALNNLAQVEQVIGNRSTALEYLHEAEQRYREADDLEILAMVLNNCGEVSVELDRVESARRYYGEALEVAQRCGSTMRQAAAYLGLGDVAALREDHQVARRRWETALSIFEAGGSPRAAEPRERLRRGTSRTEEPGVQHCSGV from the coding sequence ATGCCACCGCGCGACAACGGAGCCGAGGAGCCGAGGGACGGCTACGAGTTCGGGCTGCTCGGCCCACTCGAAGTACGTCACGGCGGACAGCCGCGGCCGCTGGGCAACTCGGCGATGCGCAGTGCGCTGGCCTGCCTGCTGCTCGAACCGAACCAGGTCGTGTCGATGGACCGGTTGATCGACGCTCTCTGGGGAGAGCAGCCACCGCGTACCGCGCGGACGATCATCCACGGCTACGTCTCCCGCCTCCGCAAGCTGTTCACCCCCGACACCGGCGAGGCCACTCCCGATCCTCCCAGGATCGTCACCAGGCCTCCCGGGTACATGCTCCAGGTCGACAGTGACCGCATAGACGCGCACCGGGCCCGCGCCCTGGTCAACCAGGCGGGCAATCTCGAACCGGAGGAGCGCTCCCGGTTGCTGAGCCGGGCGCTGACCCTGTGGCGCGGCCCCGTGCTCTCGGACATCTCCTCCGAACGACTGCACCGCATGGTCGCCCCCAACCTGGACGAACTGCGCATGGTCGCCCTGGAGGAGCGGATCGAGGCGGACCTGGAACTCGGCAAGCACCACGGTCTCGTGGTGGAGCTGTCCGAACTGGTCGAGCAGCACCCGCTGCGCGAGCGGCTCACCGGCCAGCTGATGCTCGCCTACTACCGTTCCGGACAACGCGCCCGGGCGCAGGCCTGCTACCACGCGCTGCGGGAGCTGCTGGCCGACGAACTCGGCATCGACCCCGGCCCGGACCTGCGCTCGCTGTACGAGCGACTGCTGCGCGACGACGAGACCCTGGCCGCCCCGAAGCGCTCCACCGGCGGCACCGCCACCACCGGCGACGGCATCCCGGCGCAACCGGCCGAACTGCCCCCGCCGGTGGCCGGCTTCGTGGGGAGGGCCACCGAGAGCGCCGCGCTGGACCGGATGCTGTCCGAGCAGGAGCGCGATTCGGCCGGAGTGCTGGCCGCGATCACCGGAACCGCCGGAATCGGCAAGAGCGCGCTCGCGGTGACCTGGGCGCACCGTGTCGCGCACCGGTTCCCCGACGGCCAGCTCTACGCCTCGCTGCGCGGCTTCGACTACGAGCGCGCCCCGCTCTCACCGGGCGAGGTGCTCACCGGGTTCCTCAAGAGCCTCGGCATCGCCGACGACGCCATCCCGGTCGAGCTGAACGAACGCGTGGCGCGGTACCGTTCGTTACTGGCCCGGCGCCGAGTGCTCATCCTGCTCGACGACGCGAGGGACGCCGAGCAGGTCCGTCCGCTGCTGCCCAGCAGTGACGGTTCGCTGGTGCTGGTCACCAGCAGGAGGCGGCTGGACGGGCTGGTGGTCCGCAGCGGTGCCAGGGCGCTGCCGCTGGAGACCCTGCCCACCACCGCCGCCGTGGAACTGCTGGACCGGGCCGGTGTGCCCGGCAGGTCCCGTTCCGAGCCGCAGGCGGCCCGGGAGCTCGCCGATCTGTGCGGCGGACTGCCGCTGGCGCTGCGCATCGCCGCCGCGCGGCTGGCGGCCAACCCCGGCCGGGCGGTGGGGGACCTGGTCGGCGAACTCACCGACGAGCAGAACCGGCTGGCCGGGTTGGACATCGACGACACCGACACGAGCGTGCGCCGTGCCTTCGACATCTCCTACCGCAACCTGCACCCCAGCCAGGCGTGGACGTTCCGACTGCTGGGGCTGGTCCCCGGCCACACCTTCACCGCCCATGCGGTGGCGGCGCTGTGCGGTACCGACGCCGACACCGCGCGGAGCCGCCTGCGAGCCCTGACCCTCGCCCACCTGATCAGCGAGCCCAGGCCGGACAGGTTCGCCATGCACGACCTGCTCCGGGTCTACGCGCGTGAGCTCGTCTCCGCCGCCACCGACGACAGCGGGGAGAAGTCGCGGGCAGCGCGGCGCAGACTGCTGGAGCACTACCTCGCCGCGGCCGACCACGCGCGCAGGTTCCTGCGGCCGCCGCGCGACGAGCTGGACTTCTCCGCCACGGAGTGGGAGGTTCCCGGCATCACCGGCAGGGCCGAGGCGCTGGAGTGGTTCGACGCCGAGTGGCCGAACCTGGTGGCGGCGATCGACACGGCCGCCGGTCTCGGATGGCACCGGATCGCCTGGTGCCTGGTGCGCCTGCAGTTCAACTACCTCATGGTGCGGTGCCCCTGGGAGGACTGGGTGACCATCTACACCAGGGGGCTGGAGTCGGCGCGCCACATCGGTGACGACAACGGGACCGTGCTGATGCTCGCCGGACTCGGGGTGGCGCACTCCCGCTCGGGCAGCCCCGAGGTGGCGCTGAAGTACTACGCGGAGTCGCAGCGGGTGGCGGCGGCACTGTCCGACCGGGGTGAGCTGGCCATGACGCAGGTCAACATGGCCAGCGCGCTGTTCCGGCTGGGGCGCTACCCGGAAGCGCGCAGGCACTGCGAGGACGCGCTGCGGACCTACCGCGCGCTGGGGGACCGGTACCGCGAGGCGGGGGCGCTGAACAACCTGGCCCAGGTGGAGCAGGTGATCGGCAACCGTTCCACCGCCTTGGAGTACCTGCACGAGGCCGAGCAGCGTTACCGTGAGGCAGACGACCTCGAGATCCTGGCCATGGTGCTGAACAACTGTGGTGAGGTGAGCGTCGAGCTCGACAGGGTCGAGAGCGCGCGGCGCTACTACGGGGAAGCGCTCGAAGTGGCGCAGCGCTGTGGTTCGACCATGCGGCAGGCCGCCGCTTATCTGGGGTTGGGTGACGTCGCCGCGTTGCGAGAGGATCACCAGGTGGCCCGGCGGCGCTGGGAGACGGCACTGTCCATTTTCGAGGCGGGCGGTTCGCCTCGTGCGGCGGAGCCCCGCGAACGGCTGCGGCGCGGCACCTCCCGCACCGAGGAGCCCGGTGTGCAGCACTGTTCCGGCGTTTAG
- a CDS encoding SAM-dependent methyltransferase, with product MTDVRPPDALRREGADDEPPRRRLNRISGDLQVRGVDMQRPSAARMFDYYLGGTANFAADRQAVDQLVAEVPEAQVYARATRAFLGRLVRFLSHRGIDQFLDLGSGMPTVGNVHEIARRCRSDARVAYVEIEPEVVAHARQLLRGVDNVTVTHADIRDPRMVLSAPEVTELLDFTRPVAVLAVSILPYVPDGDDPVGLMASYRDSCVPGSYLAVSHSTPLTMTEEQVHRSERAYRVTHTPLAIRDVERIRQLFPGYELVEPGLVPLPQWRPEPDINAKQDATASANAVGGVGYLP from the coding sequence ATGACGGATGTTCGTCCTCCTGACGCGTTACGACGCGAAGGTGCCGATGACGAGCCGCCCAGACGGCGGCTGAACCGCATATCGGGGGATTTGCAGGTCAGGGGGGTGGACATGCAGCGCCCCAGCGCGGCGCGCATGTTCGATTATTATCTCGGGGGCACGGCCAATTTCGCCGCTGACAGGCAGGCGGTCGACCAGCTGGTCGCCGAAGTTCCGGAGGCCCAGGTTTACGCCCGCGCCACGCGGGCCTTTCTCGGTCGACTGGTCCGCTTTCTGAGTCATCGCGGAATCGATCAGTTCCTCGATCTCGGCTCGGGAATGCCGACCGTGGGGAATGTTCACGAAATAGCACGTCGCTGCCGTTCCGACGCGCGGGTGGCGTACGTGGAGATCGAGCCGGAGGTCGTGGCGCACGCCAGGCAGCTGCTGCGCGGCGTGGACAACGTGACCGTCACACACGCCGACATCCGGGATCCGAGGATGGTGCTGTCCGCCCCGGAGGTCACCGAGCTGCTCGACTTCACCAGGCCGGTCGCGGTGCTGGCGGTGTCGATCCTGCCCTACGTCCCCGACGGGGACGACCCCGTCGGACTCATGGCCAGTTACCGGGACAGCTGCGTGCCCGGCAGCTATCTCGCCGTCTCGCACAGCACCCCGCTGACGATGACCGAGGAGCAGGTGCACCGCAGTGAGCGTGCCTACCGGGTGACCCACACACCGTTGGCCATCCGTGACGTCGAACGGATTCGTCAGCTGTTTCCGGGGTACGAGTTGGTGGAACCGGGACTGGTTCCGCTACCGCAGTGGCGGCCGGAGCCCGACATCAACGCCAAGCAGGACGCCACAGCCTCCGCCAACGCGGTCGGCGGGGTCGGCTACCTCCCGTGA
- a CDS encoding ADP-ribosylglycohydrolase family protein: MVDRAVGCLLGAALGDSLGVPVEFEEYSDIRARYGPDGVTEPPPQALLGDAAQMLLFTGEGYLHAWATGNNGGRWRPVEATAAAYRRWLLTQQEDKPHYGAIGLLAEPELYVNRSPGLTSLRALQEERLGTPEEPINSSKGCGAVDRAAGAGFAPTVEMSYTLGCQFGALTHGAPGGWAAAGAMAALVHLLAVQGRRLPQAVDQAAGRVLREDTETATGLADAATLARIDVRTAYVQRLGQGWVGPEALAIGAYCALALPKREQFREALWLAANHSGHSDTTAAITGAILGARHGTAALPRDWLNRLELADVIERIGHDLGASCVGEKFNDRRYLTLG; encoded by the coding sequence GTGGTGGATCGTGCCGTGGGGTGCCTGCTCGGCGCGGCGCTGGGCGACTCCCTCGGTGTTCCCGTCGAGTTCGAGGAGTACAGCGACATCCGCGCGCGGTACGGCCCCGACGGGGTGACCGAACCACCACCGCAGGCGCTGCTCGGCGACGCGGCGCAGATGCTGCTTTTCACCGGCGAGGGATACCTGCACGCCTGGGCGACCGGGAACAACGGCGGCCGGTGGCGCCCGGTGGAAGCCACGGCCGCCGCCTACCGCCGCTGGCTGCTCACCCAGCAGGAGGACAAACCCCACTACGGCGCGATCGGACTGCTGGCCGAGCCCGAGCTCTACGTCAACCGCTCCCCCGGCTTGACCAGTCTGCGCGCGCTGCAGGAGGAGCGACTCGGAACCCCCGAAGAACCGATCAACAGCTCCAAGGGCTGCGGCGCGGTGGACCGCGCGGCCGGGGCCGGATTCGCCCCCACCGTCGAGATGTCCTACACCCTCGGCTGCCAGTTCGGCGCGCTGACCCACGGCGCGCCGGGCGGCTGGGCCGCCGCCGGAGCCATGGCGGCGCTGGTACACCTGCTCGCGGTGCAGGGCAGACGACTGCCCCAGGCGGTGGACCAGGCCGCGGGACGCGTGCTGCGCGAGGACACCGAGACGGCCACCGGACTCGCCGACGCCGCCACCCTGGCGCGCATCGACGTGCGCACGGCCTACGTCCAGCGGCTCGGACAGGGCTGGGTCGGCCCGGAGGCGCTGGCGATCGGAGCCTACTGCGCGCTGGCGCTGCCCAAGCGCGAGCAGTTCCGCGAGGCGTTGTGGCTGGCGGCCAACCACTCGGGGCACAGCGACACCACGGCCGCCATCACCGGCGCGATCCTGGGGGCCCGGCACGGCACGGCGGCGCTGCCCCGCGACTGGCTCAACCGCCTCGAACTCGCCGACGTGATCGAACGCATCGGGCACGACCTCGGCGCCTCCTGCGTGGGCGAGAAGTTCAACGACCGCCGGTACCTGACCCTGGGGTGA
- a CDS encoding SGNH/GDSL hydrolase family protein, which produces MSQESSLPGEYAPENDSREERAGWRTFVALGDSFTEGLNDPAPDGATFRGWADRLAARLAAERPGLRYANIAVRGKLLDQILREQLPRAVEMRPDLAALSAGGNDILRPFGDPDELAGKFEKAVVELRSTGADVLIGTGFDTRRTPVMRLVRGKVGTYNSHLWAIAQRHGCYVVDLWSMRVLQDERAWSEDRLHLSEAGHHRVSLRAAEALGLPVSEDWRRPWPARRERPWSVRRGEDLRWIGEHLGPWFGRRLRGTSSGDGREPKRPSPRPLEKASPREDA; this is translated from the coding sequence ATGAGCCAGGAGTCATCGCTCCCAGGGGAGTACGCGCCGGAGAACGACTCCCGGGAGGAGCGGGCGGGCTGGCGGACGTTCGTGGCGCTGGGGGACAGCTTCACTGAAGGGCTGAACGATCCAGCCCCGGACGGTGCGACCTTCCGCGGCTGGGCCGACAGGCTGGCCGCCCGGCTCGCGGCCGAACGCCCCGGGCTGCGCTACGCCAACATCGCGGTGCGCGGCAAGCTGCTCGACCAGATCCTGCGGGAACAACTGCCGCGCGCGGTGGAGATGCGGCCCGACCTCGCCGCGCTCAGCGCGGGCGGGAACGACATACTCCGCCCCTTCGGCGACCCGGACGAGCTGGCGGGCAAGTTCGAGAAGGCGGTGGTCGAGCTGCGTTCCACCGGAGCGGACGTGTTGATCGGCACCGGCTTCGACACCCGGCGGACCCCGGTGATGCGTCTGGTGCGCGGCAAGGTGGGCACCTACAACTCACACCTCTGGGCGATCGCGCAACGACACGGCTGCTATGTCGTGGACCTCTGGTCGATGCGAGTGCTACAGGATGAGCGTGCTTGGAGCGAGGACCGACTGCACCTTTCCGAAGCGGGGCACCACCGCGTGTCGCTGCGCGCGGCCGAGGCCCTGGGGTTGCCGGTGTCCGAGGACTGGCGGCGACCGTGGCCCGCGCGGCGGGAACGCCCCTGGTCGGTTCGGCGCGGGGAGGACCTGCGCTGGATCGGCGAGCACCTGGGACCGTGGTTCGGTCGGCGACTGCGTGGCACTTCCTCGGGCGACGGGCGCGAGCCCAAACGACCGTCGCCACGTCCCCTCGAGAAGGCGTCGCCCCGAGAGGACGCGTGA
- a CDS encoding CocE/NonD family hydrolase yields MDHNKAVAVPAVDSRKGQETVRRRILSSAAASLIAVLCGSLLAPAASGAPDGVTEHAGVTVRGTSIPGAGGVSLRAKVIEPTGEAAEPRPLLVMPASWATPNIEYVGAAARLAYESGYVVVSYTARGFYTSEGEIEVAGEEDVADARKVIDWAVANTSAGAERVGMAGISYGAGISALTAAADDRVDAIAAMSGWADLVESLYPNRTVNASGAELLLGAGHLTGRFGDDLSELETAYREHRTEEALYLAEERSPANRIERLNANGTAVLLANAWQDSLFPPKQMTDMFSALEGPKRLMLAPGDHATPEIFGAAGLPNHIWETAARWFDQWLRGEDEGLADSGVEVQPLNGSEWHRYPDWRSVTGHTDTRNLTAPEQRHLLAPETGGLSTERGPDWRHSIDSGDPTLANSGIVMISGALQGFARIPVGVSVPLVDRDDAAVWATEPYAEGATVSGTPRLRVDVTPEDESVSLFAYLYDVGPLGGGSLISHKPVTLRDGAPGVPRRVDIPLRPTSWQLPEGHRLVLVVDTVDGRYRDESSGGEVVFGSSADRPATLSVPMG; encoded by the coding sequence ATGGATCACAACAAGGCTGTGGCGGTTCCTGCCGTCGACAGCCGGAAGGGCCAGGAAACGGTGCGCCGACGAATACTCTCCTCAGCCGCCGCGAGCCTCATCGCCGTGCTGTGCGGCTCCCTGCTCGCTCCGGCCGCCTCGGGGGCGCCCGACGGGGTGACCGAGCACGCCGGGGTGACCGTGCGCGGCACGAGCATCCCCGGCGCGGGAGGCGTCTCGCTGCGGGCCAAAGTCATCGAACCCACCGGCGAGGCGGCCGAACCACGACCGCTGCTGGTGATGCCCGCCAGCTGGGCCACCCCCAACATCGAGTACGTCGGGGCCGCCGCGCGGCTCGCCTACGAATCGGGATACGTGGTCGTCAGCTACACCGCACGCGGCTTCTACACCTCCGAGGGCGAGATCGAGGTCGCAGGCGAGGAGGACGTGGCCGACGCCAGAAAGGTCATCGACTGGGCGGTGGCCAACACTTCCGCCGGAGCCGAGCGCGTCGGCATGGCGGGCATCTCCTACGGAGCCGGGATCAGCGCGCTCACCGCCGCGGCCGACGACAGGGTGGACGCGATCGCGGCCATGAGTGGCTGGGCCGACCTGGTCGAGTCGCTGTACCCCAACCGCACGGTCAACGCCTCCGGCGCGGAGCTGCTGCTCGGCGCCGGGCACCTCACCGGCAGGTTCGGTGACGACCTCAGCGAGCTGGAGACCGCCTACCGCGAGCACCGCACCGAGGAGGCGCTGTACCTGGCCGAGGAGCGCTCCCCGGCCAACCGGATCGAGCGGCTCAACGCCAACGGAACCGCCGTGCTGCTGGCCAACGCCTGGCAGGACTCGCTGTTCCCGCCGAAGCAGATGACCGACATGTTCTCCGCGCTGGAGGGGCCCAAGCGGCTCATGCTCGCCCCCGGCGACCACGCCACCCCCGAGATCTTCGGCGCGGCCGGGTTGCCCAACCACATCTGGGAGACGGCGGCCCGCTGGTTCGACCAGTGGCTGCGCGGCGAGGACGAGGGGCTGGCCGACAGCGGGGTGGAGGTCCAACCGCTCAACGGCTCCGAGTGGCACCGCTACCCGGACTGGCGGTCGGTGACCGGGCACACCGACACCCGCAACCTCACCGCTCCCGAACAGCGGCATCTCCTCGCTCCCGAGACCGGCGGACTGAGCACCGAACGCGGTCCCGACTGGCGTCACTCGATCGACAGCGGCGACCCTACGCTGGCCAACAGCGGGATCGTCATGATCAGCGGTGCGCTGCAGGGCTTCGCGCGGATTCCGGTCGGAGTCTCGGTGCCGCTGGTCGACCGGGACGACGCCGCGGTGTGGGCGACCGAGCCCTACGCGGAAGGAGCCACCGTCAGCGGCACTCCCCGGTTACGGGTCGATGTCACCCCGGAGGACGAGAGCGTGTCGCTGTTCGCCTACCTCTACGATGTCGGTCCACTGGGCGGGGGAAGCCTGATCAGCCACAAACCGGTCACCCTGCGTGATGGTGCTCCCGGCGTCCCGCGACGGGTGGACATCCCGCTGCGGCCCACTTCCTGGCAGCTGCCCGAGGGGCACCGCCTGGTGCTGGTGGTGGACACCGTCGACGGCCGCTACCGCGACGAGAGCTCCGGCGGTGAGGTGGTGTTCGGTTCCTCGGCCGACCGGCCGGCCACGCTGAGCGTTCCGATGGGGTGA